A single Gemmatimonadota bacterium DNA region contains:
- the nuoK gene encoding NADH-quinone oxidoreductase subunit NuoK, with amino-acid sequence MIPVTYYLVLSAVLFLVGATGVLVRRNAIIVLMGIELMLNGANLSFVAFARQFGMADGHIYVFLVITVAAAEVAIGLALVILLFRNRGTVNIDEVRSLRW; translated from the coding sequence ATGATCCCTGTCACCTATTACCTGGTCCTGAGTGCCGTGCTCTTCCTGGTCGGCGCGACCGGCGTGCTGGTACGGCGGAACGCCATCATCGTGCTGATGGGCATCGAGTTGATGCTCAACGGGGCCAATCTCTCTTTCGTGGCCTTCGCCCGGCAGTTCGGCATGGCCGACGGCCATATCTACGTGTTCCTGGTGATTACCGTGGCGGCCGCCGAGGTGGCGATCGGCCTGGCCCTGGTGATCCTGCTGTTCCGCAACCGCGGAACGGTCAACATCGACGAGGTCCGGTCTCTGCGCTGGTAG
- a CDS encoding NADH-quinone oxidoreductase subunit J: protein MEIYFFLFFAIVAVASSVAMILQRNPIYCVLLLIMVMISIAGLYLMLDAQFVAIIQIVVYAGAIMVLFLFVIMLLNLSREEGGVFRIQKPLAVILAALLFLPVAAMIMSYAGGGTTPPADGGGAGFGEVEQIGTLLFTKYLLPVEIAAVLLLIAIVGAVVLTRKGTVSVGE, encoded by the coding sequence ATGGAAATCTACTTCTTCCTCTTTTTCGCCATCGTAGCCGTCGCGAGCAGCGTGGCCATGATCCTGCAGCGCAACCCGATCTACTGCGTTCTGCTGCTCATCATGGTCATGATATCCATCGCCGGCCTGTACCTGATGCTGGACGCCCAGTTCGTCGCGATCATACAGATCGTCGTGTATGCCGGCGCCATCATGGTCCTCTTCCTCTTCGTCATCATGCTGCTGAACCTGAGCCGCGAGGAGGGCGGGGTATTCCGGATTCAGAAACCGCTGGCCGTCATCCTGGCCGCGCTGCTGTTCCTGCCGGTGGCGGCCATGATCATGTCCTATGCGGGCGGCGGAACGACCCCTCCGGCGGATGGCGGCGGAGCCGGATTCGGCGAGGTGGAACAGATCGGAACGTTGTTGTTCACGAAATACCTGCTGCCCGTGGAGATCGCGGCCGTGCTCCTGTTGATCGCCATCGTGGGCGCCGTGGTGCTGACGCGCAAGGGCACCGTTTCCGTGGGCGAGTGA
- the nuoF gene encoding NADH-quinone oxidoreductase subunit NuoF, whose protein sequence is MAVPIEILTAPLPAETDPGDIGAYLAGGGYGAVRKALKSMSQAELIEEINASGIKGRGGAGFSTGMKWNLCADRFPRYLCANADESEPGSFKDRLLLESKPHQIIEGMIITSYALGINLGYIYIRGEFFQIIDQMEAALEDARKHGYLGADILGTGYDLELYVHPGAGAYICGEETGLIESLEGNRPYPRLKPPYFPAAIGLWGQPTIVNNVETMAQITTIVDMGAEAYKTIGSEEDTTGPRLFGLCGHVKKPGIYEYDSDITLRELIYDAAGGIRDGNRLKGVIPGGISAPILTPEEIDTPMGFGALGKLGSMGGTGGIIVMDETTSMLDALLNASSFAAHESCGQCTPCREGVPWMNDILRRIRNGQGRDEDLDLLLDICKQIHGHTVCVFGQAPGVWPVRTILVKYWPEFRACIERKELVVLPLEESYLRPDQYEHIPPVPGNFRLKTDEADAAG, encoded by the coding sequence ATGGCCGTACCGATCGAAATCCTGACGGCACCCCTCCCTGCGGAAACCGATCCCGGCGACATCGGCGCCTACCTGGCCGGCGGCGGTTACGGCGCAGTACGGAAGGCGCTGAAGTCCATGAGCCAGGCCGAGCTGATCGAGGAGATCAACGCCTCGGGGATAAAGGGCCGCGGCGGGGCCGGGTTCTCGACGGGCATGAAGTGGAACCTCTGCGCCGACCGGTTTCCCCGGTACCTGTGCGCCAACGCCGACGAAAGCGAACCGGGCAGCTTCAAGGACCGGCTCCTGCTGGAGTCGAAGCCCCACCAGATCATCGAAGGCATGATCATCACCAGCTACGCCCTGGGGATCAACCTGGGCTACATCTATATCCGGGGCGAGTTCTTCCAGATCATCGACCAGATGGAAGCCGCCCTCGAGGACGCCCGGAAACACGGCTACCTCGGTGCCGATATCCTGGGCACGGGCTACGACCTCGAGTTGTACGTCCATCCGGGCGCGGGGGCCTACATCTGCGGAGAAGAGACGGGCCTGATCGAATCCCTCGAGGGCAACCGGCCCTACCCCCGGCTGAAGCCGCCCTATTTCCCCGCTGCCATCGGGCTCTGGGGCCAGCCCACGATCGTCAACAACGTGGAGACCATGGCCCAGATCACGACCATCGTAGACATGGGCGCGGAAGCCTACAAGACCATCGGCTCGGAGGAGGATACGACCGGTCCGCGGTTGTTCGGCCTTTGCGGCCACGTGAAGAAACCCGGCATCTACGAGTACGATTCCGATATCACGCTGCGGGAGCTGATCTACGACGCGGCCGGCGGCATCCGGGACGGCAACCGGCTGAAAGGCGTCATTCCGGGCGGCATCTCGGCGCCGATCCTGACGCCGGAAGAGATCGACACGCCCATGGGCTTCGGCGCCCTGGGCAAGCTGGGGTCCATGGGCGGTACCGGCGGGATCATCGTGATGGACGAGACGACCAGCATGTTGGACGCCCTGCTGAACGCGTCCTCCTTCGCCGCCCACGAGTCCTGCGGCCAGTGCACGCCCTGCCGCGAAGGGGTGCCCTGGATGAACGACATCCTGCGGCGTATCCGCAACGGCCAGGGCAGGGACGAGGACCTGGACCTGCTGCTCGACATCTGCAAGCAGATCCACGGCCACACCGTCTGCGTCTTCGGCCAGGCACCGGGCGTCTGGCCCGTGCGCACCATTCTCGTCAAGTACTGGCCCGAATTCAGGGCCTGCATCGAACGGAAGGAACTGGTCGTCCTGCCCCTGGAGGAATCCTACCTGCGGCCCGACCAGTATGAACACATTCCCCCCGTGCCCGGCAATTTTCGGCTGAAGACCGACGAAGCCGATGCCGCCGGATGA
- the nuoH gene encoding NADH-quinone oxidoreductase subunit NuoH — MDPMILEGAIALVKIGILLGVVFTTVAYLTFMERRISALIQDRLGPNRVGPMGLLQPLADGIKFMWKEEFIPASADRKLFAIAPALILVPALLIFAVIPVGGEVTIPAFTLFGLQIQETTTTLQIIDLNVGILYILGMTSIAVYGIALGGWSANNKFTLLGGIRSSAQMISYELSLGLSIVGILMLTGSLQMSKIVAAQDGFLDWFIFRQPLAFVIFVIAAFAENNRLPFDLVECEQELVGGYHTEYSSMRFSMFMISEYASMVAASALMATLFFGGWHMPFEEQVGPGLVTLYQVAGFLLKTGFFLFVYIWVRWSLPRFRYDQLMAIGWKVLLPLALLNVVVTGIWMLV, encoded by the coding sequence GTGGATCCCATGATCCTGGAAGGCGCCATCGCCCTGGTCAAAATCGGCATCCTGCTGGGGGTGGTGTTCACCACCGTTGCCTATCTCACCTTCATGGAACGCCGGATAAGCGCCCTGATCCAGGACCGGCTCGGTCCCAACCGCGTCGGTCCCATGGGCCTGCTGCAGCCGCTGGCCGACGGCATCAAGTTCATGTGGAAGGAAGAGTTCATCCCGGCAAGCGCCGACCGGAAGCTCTTCGCCATCGCGCCGGCCCTGATCCTCGTGCCGGCCCTGCTGATCTTCGCCGTGATCCCCGTGGGCGGCGAAGTGACCATCCCCGCCTTCACCCTCTTCGGACTGCAGATCCAGGAGACGACGACCACGTTGCAGATCATCGATCTGAACGTCGGCATCCTGTACATCCTGGGCATGACCTCCATCGCGGTGTACGGAATCGCCCTGGGCGGATGGAGCGCCAACAACAAGTTCACCCTGCTGGGCGGGATCCGGTCGTCGGCGCAGATGATCAGCTACGAACTGTCGCTGGGCCTTTCCATCGTCGGCATCCTCATGCTCACGGGATCGCTGCAGATGAGCAAGATTGTCGCGGCGCAGGACGGGTTCCTCGACTGGTTCATCTTCCGCCAGCCGCTGGCCTTCGTCATCTTCGTCATCGCGGCATTCGCCGAAAACAACCGCCTGCCCTTCGACTTGGTCGAATGCGAGCAGGAACTCGTCGGCGGCTACCACACGGAATACAGCAGCATGCGTTTTTCCATGTTCATGATTTCGGAATACGCCAGCATGGTCGCGGCCTCCGCCCTGATGGCGACCCTCTTCTTCGGCGGATGGCACATGCCCTTCGAGGAACAGGTCGGCCCGGGACTGGTAACCCTGTACCAGGTGGCCGGGTTCCTGCTCAAGACGGGTTTCTTCCTCTTCGTCTATATCTGGGTGAGATGGTCGCTGCCCCGGTTCCGGTACGACCAACTGATGGCGATCGGATGGAAGGTGCTGCTGCCGCTGGCCCTGTTGAACGTCGTCGTCACCGGAATCTGGATGCTGGTCTGA
- a CDS encoding NADH-quinone oxidoreductase subunit I, which yields MAIIVEARKMTLAERLYLPAVIKGMLLTLAHLFKKKVTMQYPEVQKILPPGYRGAHRLNKDEQDRIKCVACEMCAVACPADCITIEGMETEWNDREKIPRTFQIDMLRCIFCGMCVEACPEDAIDMTDDIELVATSREEMIWDRERLLKNYDETKDQEGTLGQVLRKSREAFTRPRGDQLPDPGGPGGH from the coding sequence ATGGCAATCATCGTTGAAGCGCGCAAGATGACCCTGGCGGAGCGGCTGTACCTTCCCGCGGTGATCAAGGGCATGCTCCTGACCCTCGCGCACCTCTTCAAGAAGAAGGTCACCATGCAGTACCCGGAGGTGCAGAAGATCCTGCCGCCCGGATACCGCGGCGCCCACCGGCTCAACAAGGACGAGCAGGACCGGATCAAGTGCGTGGCCTGCGAGATGTGCGCCGTGGCCTGTCCCGCCGACTGTATCACTATCGAAGGCATGGAGACGGAATGGAACGACCGGGAAAAGATCCCCCGTACGTTCCAGATCGACATGCTCCGGTGCATTTTCTGCGGCATGTGCGTGGAGGCCTGTCCCGAAGACGCCATCGACATGACGGACGACATCGAACTCGTGGCCACGTCGCGGGAAGAGATGATCTGGGACCGGGAACGCCTGCTGAAGAATTACGATGAAACCAAAGACCAGGAGGGCACGCTGGGCCAGGTCCTTCGAAAGAGCCGGGAGGCCTTCACGCGCCCCAGGGGAGATCAGCTTCCCGACCCGGGCGGCCCGGGCGGTCATTGA
- a CDS encoding NADH-quinone oxidoreductase subunit M — MTELPYLSLIIWLPVLGAVLLLFVKGDTAARWVGFGVSALVLVLFAVCFGAFETHLGEPQFEERMPWIESLGVSYHVGADGISILLAGITALMWPLALLGTWTIVSKRVRAYQVFMLLMETTLMGVFFSLDLFLFFLFWEGMLIPMYFLIGIWGYENSVRAALKFFLFAVFGSLLMLAAVITLAFLHHQAHDVLTFEMAALYQLSIPPEVQFWLALAFIAAFAVKVPMVPFHTWLPDAIVLAVVLVKMAAYGFIRLTLPLFPDALTELAPLMCAVAAAGIVYGALIALAQSDIRRMIAYSTISHAGFVVLGVFALNQHGIQGAVVHIVSLALSTGGLFLAAMMLVQRRNTWDMEAYGGLWHTIPVFSAFLLVFTLASVGLPGLSSFVGEFLILVGVFQQNILIAAVAATGIILAAVYMLRMYRKVVFGPVTKEENRGIRDLSFRETAVLACMTLFIIWIGVYPNPFLRTMEASVQKLLVQTHRLAETPPAGMTSASIETPPAGMTPASIETPPIPADPAGPSGLSDQGGTAGPSGLSDQGGTAGPDATLEISQDTR, encoded by the coding sequence ATGACGGAACTGCCTTACCTGTCTCTCATCATCTGGCTGCCGGTCCTGGGCGCCGTCCTGCTCCTCTTCGTCAAAGGGGACACGGCCGCCCGGTGGGTGGGATTCGGCGTTTCGGCCCTGGTGCTCGTCCTCTTCGCAGTGTGCTTCGGCGCCTTCGAGACGCACCTGGGCGAACCGCAGTTCGAGGAGCGCATGCCCTGGATCGAATCCCTGGGCGTGTCCTATCACGTCGGGGCGGACGGGATCAGCATCCTCCTCGCTGGGATCACCGCGCTCATGTGGCCCCTGGCCCTGCTCGGCACCTGGACGATCGTGAGTAAGCGGGTCCGGGCCTACCAGGTTTTCATGCTCCTGATGGAAACCACCCTGATGGGCGTGTTCTTCTCCCTCGACCTGTTCCTGTTCTTCCTCTTCTGGGAAGGCATGCTGATCCCCATGTACTTCCTGATCGGCATCTGGGGTTATGAAAACAGCGTCCGGGCGGCCCTGAAGTTCTTCCTGTTCGCCGTGTTCGGTAGCCTGCTCATGCTGGCCGCGGTCATCACGCTGGCCTTTCTCCACCACCAGGCCCATGACGTCCTCACTTTCGAGATGGCGGCGCTTTACCAGTTGTCCATACCTCCGGAAGTCCAGTTCTGGCTCGCCCTCGCCTTCATCGCCGCCTTCGCGGTGAAGGTGCCCATGGTGCCCTTTCACACATGGCTGCCCGATGCCATCGTCCTCGCCGTCGTACTCGTCAAGATGGCGGCCTACGGGTTCATTCGCCTGACCCTTCCGCTGTTTCCCGATGCCCTTACCGAGTTGGCGCCCCTGATGTGCGCCGTGGCGGCGGCCGGGATCGTCTACGGCGCGCTGATCGCCCTGGCGCAATCGGATATCCGGCGGATGATCGCCTATTCGACGATCAGTCACGCGGGGTTCGTCGTGCTGGGCGTATTCGCACTGAACCAGCACGGTATCCAGGGCGCGGTCGTCCACATCGTCAGCCTGGCGTTGTCCACGGGCGGACTGTTCCTGGCCGCCATGATGCTCGTGCAGCGCCGGAACACCTGGGACATGGAAGCGTACGGCGGGCTTTGGCACACGATTCCGGTGTTCTCCGCTTTCCTGCTCGTGTTTACCCTGGCTTCCGTGGGCCTGCCGGGCCTGAGCAGTTTCGTCGGGGAGTTTCTCATACTGGTCGGCGTGTTCCAGCAGAACATCCTGATCGCGGCCGTCGCGGCCACGGGGATCATCCTCGCGGCCGTCTACATGCTCAGGATGTACCGCAAGGTGGTCTTCGGCCCAGTGACGAAGGAGGAGAACCGGGGGATCAGGGACCTTTCCTTCAGAGAGACGGCCGTGCTTGCCTGCATGACCCTCTTCATCATCTGGATCGGCGTGTATCCGAATCCTTTCTTGAGGACCATGGAGGCTTCGGTGCAGAAGCTGCTGGTCCAGACCCACCGTCTCGCCGAAACACCGCCGGCAGGGATGACCTCTGCGTCCATCGAGACGCCGCCGGC
- a CDS encoding NAD(P)H-dependent oxidoreductase subunit E has protein sequence MATPLEFTDAARERAAKILDRYPAEYRKSAVVPLLHLAQEEWGYVSPEAMACVAGLIGCSPVKVAEIATFYPMFNKEPVGEHVLAVCHTLPCALTGCGSVFDHLSKKLGIGLGETTEDGRFTLRKSECLAACDRGPVLLVNRRLHTHVSTEKVDEILAELDKGTR, from the coding sequence ATGGCGACACCGCTCGAATTCACGGACGCGGCGCGGGAGCGCGCGGCAAAGATCCTTGACCGCTATCCTGCGGAATACAGGAAGTCGGCCGTCGTGCCGCTCCTTCACCTCGCGCAGGAAGAATGGGGGTACGTCTCGCCCGAGGCCATGGCCTGCGTGGCCGGTCTGATCGGCTGTTCGCCCGTCAAGGTCGCGGAGATCGCAACGTTCTATCCCATGTTCAACAAGGAACCCGTGGGCGAGCACGTGCTGGCGGTATGCCATACACTGCCCTGTGCGCTGACCGGCTGCGGGAGCGTTTTCGATCACCTCTCGAAAAAACTCGGCATCGGGCTGGGTGAGACCACGGAGGACGGCCGGTTCACGCTGAGGAAATCGGAATGCCTCGCGGCCTGCGACCGGGGCCCCGTGCTCCTGGTCAACCGGCGATTGCACACCCACGTTTCTACCGAGAAGGTCGACGAAATCCTCGCGGAACTCGATAAAGGAACTCGATAA
- a CDS encoding molybdopterin-dependent oxidoreductase yields the protein MPPDERIMATITIDEKQYTVEEGRNLIDAAADLGIDIPHFCYHPGLAPDGNCRMCLTEMEIRPGQFGIVTSCTIRIKDGMNFRFNSPAVLDNRKGIMEFLLINHPLDCPWCDQAGECKLQDHSFDHGRGHSRFVETKRVPPKKDLGTHITLYTTRCILCQRCTRFCDEITGTSELGVVQMGSKSEIATFEDVPLDNKMSANVADICPVGALVTKDFLYKPRIWHYDKVDTVCPGCATGCNTTLEVMHQKIYRTKPRHNEAVNGYWMCDEGRFCYHGWQDADRLTAPLKRVDGELVQATWPDAMDAAVRGIRAVLDGEGDSAMGMVGSSMATNEENYLLHKLGAEAFGSPRTGLDRKPDGEAWTSKSGFHIDADKAPNTRGARDMLGAGSLDDILRGIGDGSIRGLYILGGDIGRTLSPEETDAFRKLEFLVVHDVHRSDLAELADVVFPGAIPFEKNGTMTNGQGRVQRLSPAFPPPGGAREDGAILRYVGQRMGVDLGGTDPAGVLEEIAGNVDGYVGLTYDLIGDQGAMTGGEGPSEAAGG from the coding sequence ATGCCGCCGGATGAGCGAATCATGGCAACCATTACCATAGACGAAAAGCAATACACCGTGGAAGAAGGCCGCAACCTGATCGACGCGGCGGCGGACCTGGGCATCGACATCCCCCATTTCTGCTATCACCCCGGCCTGGCGCCGGACGGCAACTGCCGGATGTGCCTGACCGAGATGGAGATCCGGCCCGGGCAGTTCGGCATCGTCACCTCTTGCACGATACGGATCAAGGACGGGATGAACTTCCGGTTCAATTCCCCGGCGGTGCTGGACAACCGCAAGGGGATCATGGAGTTCCTGCTCATCAACCACCCCCTGGACTGTCCCTGGTGCGACCAGGCCGGGGAGTGCAAGCTGCAGGACCATTCCTTCGACCACGGCCGGGGCCACAGCCGGTTCGTCGAGACCAAGCGCGTGCCGCCGAAAAAGGACCTCGGGACGCACATCACGCTGTACACGACGCGCTGCATACTGTGCCAGCGCTGCACCCGCTTCTGCGACGAGATCACGGGTACGTCGGAACTCGGCGTCGTCCAGATGGGCAGCAAGTCCGAGATCGCGACCTTCGAAGACGTTCCCCTAGACAACAAGATGTCGGCGAATGTGGCGGACATCTGTCCCGTGGGCGCCCTGGTCACCAAAGACTTTCTCTACAAGCCCCGCATCTGGCATTACGACAAGGTGGACACCGTCTGCCCGGGATGCGCCACGGGGTGCAACACCACGCTGGAAGTCATGCACCAGAAGATCTACCGGACGAAACCTCGGCACAACGAGGCGGTAAACGGGTACTGGATGTGCGACGAAGGCCGGTTCTGCTACCATGGCTGGCAGGACGCGGACCGGCTGACGGCGCCGCTGAAGCGGGTGGACGGCGAACTCGTGCAGGCCACCTGGCCCGATGCCATGGACGCGGCCGTCCGCGGCATCCGGGCCGTCCTGGACGGTGAGGGGGATTCCGCCATGGGGATGGTCGGATCGTCCATGGCGACCAACGAGGAGAACTACCTGCTGCACAAACTGGGCGCGGAGGCCTTCGGATCGCCGCGAACCGGCCTCGACCGCAAGCCCGACGGAGAAGCGTGGACGTCGAAAAGCGGATTCCACATTGACGCGGACAAGGCCCCCAATACCCGGGGCGCCCGCGACATGCTCGGCGCCGGCTCGCTGGATGATATCCTGCGGGGAATCGGTGACGGCTCGATCCGGGGGCTCTACATACTGGGCGGCGACATCGGCCGTACCCTTTCTCCTGAAGAGACCGACGCCTTCCGCAAGCTCGAATTCCTGGTGGTGCACGACGTGCATCGTTCCGACCTCGCCGAACTGGCCGACGTGGTATTCCCCGGAGCGATTCCCTTCGAGAAGAACGGAACCATGACCAATGGGCAGGGCCGCGTGCAGCGGCTGAGCCCCGCCTTCCCTCCACCCGGCGGAGCGCGGGAGGACGGCGCGATTCTCCGGTACGTGGGACAGCGCATGGGCGTCGACCTGGGCGGGACGGACCCCGCCGGTGTCCTGGAGGAAATCGCCGGTAACGTGGATGGATACGTGGGACTCACCTATGACCTGATCGGCGATCAGGGCGCCATGACGGGCGGCGAAGGGCCGTCCGAGGCCGCGGGAGGTTAG
- the nuoD gene encoding NADH dehydrogenase (quinone) subunit D — translation MPSEHMILNFGPQHPATHGTLHMVLELDGEMVAGATPHLGYLHTGFEKLGEYRSYNQFVTLTDRMNYLSPLCNNIGYTHAVEKLMDIEITPRCREIRVALAELSRLADHLLCVGTAALDIGAFTAFLYGFRAREVLYDLFEAVCGTRLTTSYTRVGGLLRDVPENFAEMARESVEETLRATSEIDRLLTHNRIWRDRTEGVGVLSAEDAVAWGATGPVLRASGVDWDIRKNEPYLGYEAYDFDIPIGRNGDVYDRYLVRMEEIRQSAKIVRQSVEDLPSGPVNADEEHAVLPEKSEVYESMESLIYHFKMTMEGHGPTPPVGEVYAATEAPNGELGFFIVSDGSREPYRIRVRPPSFVNFSMFPMLIRGHMLSDVVAILGSLNVIAGELDR, via the coding sequence ATGCCGTCCGAGCACATGATACTCAATTTCGGTCCCCAGCACCCGGCGACCCACGGGACGCTGCACATGGTACTGGAACTGGACGGAGAAATGGTCGCGGGCGCCACACCCCATCTCGGCTACCTGCACACCGGATTCGAAAAACTGGGCGAGTACCGGAGCTACAACCAGTTCGTCACGCTGACCGACCGGATGAACTACCTGTCGCCCCTGTGCAACAACATCGGCTACACCCACGCGGTCGAGAAGCTGATGGACATCGAAATCACGCCGCGGTGCCGTGAGATCCGGGTCGCCCTGGCCGAACTCTCCCGTCTTGCCGACCACCTGCTTTGCGTAGGCACGGCCGCCCTCGATATCGGGGCCTTCACCGCCTTCCTGTACGGGTTCCGGGCCAGGGAGGTGCTGTACGATCTGTTCGAGGCAGTTTGCGGCACACGACTGACCACCAGCTACACGCGCGTGGGCGGGCTCCTGCGCGACGTGCCGGAGAACTTCGCGGAAATGGCCCGGGAGTCCGTGGAAGAGACCCTGCGGGCCACCTCTGAAATCGACCGGCTTCTGACCCACAATCGTATATGGCGCGACCGGACTGAAGGCGTGGGCGTCCTCTCGGCGGAAGACGCCGTGGCCTGGGGCGCCACGGGGCCGGTGCTCAGGGCTTCCGGCGTAGACTGGGACATTCGGAAGAACGAGCCGTACCTCGGGTACGAAGCCTACGATTTCGACATCCCCATCGGCCGCAACGGGGACGTGTACGACCGCTATCTCGTGCGGATGGAGGAGATCAGGCAGAGCGCGAAGATCGTTCGACAGTCCGTGGAGGACCTGCCTTCCGGACCCGTGAACGCCGACGAGGAGCACGCGGTGCTGCCCGAGAAATCGGAAGTGTACGAATCCATGGAGTCGCTGATCTATCATTTCAAGATGACCATGGAAGGACACGGGCCGACGCCGCCGGTAGGCGAGGTGTACGCCGCCACCGAAGCGCCGAACGGAGAACTCGGGTTCTTCATCGTCAGCGACGGCAGCCGGGAACCATACCGGATCCGCGTACGTCCGCCGTCGTTCGTAAACTTTTCCATGTTCCCCATGTTGATCAGGGGGCATATGCTATCGGACGTGGTGGCGATACTGGGCAGCCTGAACGTCATCGCCGGAGAACTGGACCGCTAG
- the nuoL gene encoding NADH-quinone oxidoreductase subunit L, with amino-acid sequence MTESFSYVWLIPFLPLLGAFINVFFNRNPRVSGMIACATVALSFLFALGVFLQLIGLPDGERSVDVVVYSWITSGTFAVDVAFLVDPLSTVMMLVVTGVGLLIHVYSIGYMGKDACCVRYFSYLNLFMFAMLILVMGNNFLLMFVGWEGVGLCSYLLIGFWCERRSAANAGMKAFVVNRIGDFAFILGLLLIFLYAGSLTYADVFAADPAVLAPVITAVTLLLFIGAMGKSAQVPLHVWLPDAMEGPTPVSALIHAATMVTAGVYMVARCHALFAQSATAMTVVAVVGAVTAIFAAYIALTQYDIKRVLAYSTVSQLGYMFLACGVGYFTAGIFHLVTHAFFKALLFMGAGSVIHALEHALEKGRDPQDLRNMGGLRDLMPVTYKSMLLATLAIAGIAPFAGFFSKDLILLGAFVNAPVLWVVGLATGAMTAFYMFRLLFMTFGGETRLSRDETEKVRESSRVMTIPLVLLAVLSTVGGFIGIPHVFASGMDRFGGFLAPVFSGLPEAQVPSASVELALMVLALLVAAAGIWGAYTGYVRGNRVFDRLVPRALYTLSLEKFYVDEIYDTFIVGPVRKIAWACWRILDSAVIDGGLTLAALTVRSVGNAIRYTQTGVVQNYALIMVVGALVVFAYITGYLGP; translated from the coding sequence ATGACCGAATCCTTCAGTTACGTCTGGCTGATCCCTTTCCTGCCCCTCCTTGGGGCCTTCATCAACGTATTCTTCAACCGGAACCCCCGCGTATCCGGGATGATCGCGTGCGCCACGGTGGCCTTGTCCTTCCTGTTCGCGCTGGGCGTCTTCCTCCAGCTCATCGGACTGCCGGACGGGGAACGCAGCGTCGACGTGGTCGTCTACTCGTGGATCACGTCGGGCACCTTCGCGGTGGACGTGGCCTTCCTGGTCGATCCGCTTTCGACGGTCATGATGCTGGTGGTGACGGGCGTCGGTTTGCTGATCCACGTCTATTCCATCGGCTACATGGGCAAGGACGCCTGCTGCGTCCGGTATTTCTCCTATCTGAACCTGTTCATGTTCGCCATGCTCATCCTCGTGATGGGCAACAACTTCCTGCTGATGTTCGTCGGCTGGGAAGGGGTCGGGCTCTGTTCCTACCTGCTGATCGGGTTCTGGTGCGAAAGGCGGTCCGCCGCGAACGCGGGCATGAAGGCCTTCGTGGTGAACCGCATCGGCGATTTCGCCTTCATCCTGGGCCTGCTCCTGATCTTCCTGTACGCAGGCTCGCTCACCTATGCCGACGTGTTCGCGGCGGACCCGGCCGTGCTCGCCCCGGTCATCACGGCCGTCACCCTGCTGCTCTTCATCGGGGCCATGGGCAAGTCCGCCCAGGTGCCCCTCCACGTCTGGCTGCCGGACGCCATGGAAGGCCCCACGCCGGTCAGCGCGCTGATCCACGCGGCCACCATGGTGACCGCGGGCGTTTACATGGTCGCCCGGTGCCACGCGCTCTTCGCCCAGTCCGCCACGGCCATGACCGTCGTGGCCGTCGTCGGCGCGGTCACGGCCATCTTCGCCGCGTACATCGCCCTGACCCAGTACGACATCAAGCGCGTCCTGGCCTATTCCACCGTGAGCCAGCTGGGGTACATGTTCCTGGCCTGCGGCGTCGGCTACTTCACCGCCGGGATCTTCCACCTGGTCACCCACGCGTTCTTCAAGGCCCTGCTGTTCATGGGCGCGGGCAGCGTCATACACGCGCTGGAACACGCCCTGGAGAAGGGTAGGGACCCCCAGGACCTCCGCAACATGGGCGGGCTCCGCGATCTCATGCCGGTGACCTACAAATCCATGCTGCTGGCGACCCTGGCCATCGCGGGGATCGCGCCCTTCGCGGGTTTCTTCAGCAAGGACCTGATCCTGCTGGGCGCTTTCGTCAACGCCCCCGTGCTGTGGGTGGTCGGCCTGGCCACCGGAGCCATGACCGCCTTCTACATGTTCCGGTTGCTGTTCATGACCTTTGGCGGCGAGACCCGGCTGAGCCGGGACGAAACCGAGAAAGTCCGCGAATCGTCTCGCGTCATGACCATACCGCTGGTGCTGCTGGCCGTTCTTTCCACCGTGGGCGGGTTCATCGGCATCCCCCACGTGTTCGCGTCGGGCATGGACCGTTTCGGCGGATTCCTCGCGCCGGTGTTCTCCGGGCTGCCGGAGGCGCAGGTTCCCTCCGCGAGCGTCGAACTGGCCCTGATGGTCCTGGCCCTGCTGGTGGCCGCGGCCGGTATCTGGGGCGCTTACACCGGGTATGTTCGCGGCAACAGGGTTTTCGACCGCCTGGTGCCGCGGGCGCTGTATACGCTTTCACTGGAAAAGTTCTACGTGGATGAGATCTACGACACCTTCATCGTGGGGCCAGTGAGGAAGATCGCCTGGGCATGCTGGCGCATCCTGGATTCCGCGGTCATCGACGGGGGGCTGACCCTGGCCGCGCTCACGGTACGCAGCGTGGGGAACGCAATTCGGTATACGCAAACGGGGGTCGTTCAGAACTACGCGCTGATCATGGTCGTCGGCGCGCTCGTGGTGTTCGCCTACATCACCGGTTACCTGGGACCGTAA